The Pseudomonas asiatica genome has a segment encoding these proteins:
- the dksA gene encoding RNA polymerase-binding protein DksA → MSTVEKQKAQTMYGVEPYVETKGEEYMGEPMKKHFTKLLGAWKQELMNSVDRTVDHMKDEAANFPDPADRASQEEEFALELRNRDRERKLIKKIDKTLDKIKADEYGWCESCGIEIGLRRLEARPTADLCFDCKEIAEKKEKTVGKG, encoded by the coding sequence ATGTCCACCGTAGAAAAGCAAAAAGCCCAGACCATGTACGGTGTCGAGCCCTACGTAGAAACCAAGGGTGAAGAGTACATGGGCGAGCCCATGAAAAAGCACTTCACCAAGCTTCTCGGCGCCTGGAAGCAAGAGCTGATGAACAGTGTCGACCGCACTGTGGACCACATGAAGGACGAGGCAGCCAACTTCCCCGACCCGGCCGACCGTGCCAGCCAGGAAGAAGAATTCGCCCTGGAGCTGCGCAACCGCGATCGCGAGCGCAAGCTGATCAAGAAAATCGACAAGACCCTCGACAAGATCAAGGCCGACGAGTACGGCTGGTGCGAATCGTGCGGCATCGAGATCGGCCTGCGTCGCCTGGAGGCCCGCCCTACCGCCGACCTGTGCTTCGACTGCAAGGAAATCGCCGAGAAAAAGGAAAAGACGGTCGGCAAAGGCTGA
- a CDS encoding polynucleotide adenylyltransferase PcnB produces MLKKLFQSFRPPVPGPHHRRTTPEVINKSQHSLQRHQFSRHAVNIVERLQSAGYQAYLVGGCVRDLMLGITPKDFDVATSATPEQVRAEFRNARIIGRRFKLVHVHFGREIIEVATFRAHHSEDDQGDSHRSSHNASGRILRDNVYGTLEEDAQRRDFTINALYYDPVSERILDYANGVHDIRNRLLRLIGDPTHRYQEDPVRMLRAVRFAAKLDFGIEKHTVQPIRELAPLLREIPPARLFEESLKLFLSGQGAIVFEMLVDLQLFEPLFPASSHALDERPTYTHTLISQALNNTDLRVKQGKPVTPAFLFAALLWPALPARVLHLQNQGVPPIPAMNGAAHDLIAEQCARIAIPKRFTLPIREIWDMQERLPRRSGKRADMLLDNPRFRAGYDFLLLRESAGEETDDLGQWWTDYQDANDSERREMIRELGSRDEGTGAGPRKRKRSGGKRKRSGDEAFE; encoded by the coding sequence ATGCTGAAGAAGCTGTTCCAGTCGTTCCGCCCGCCCGTACCGGGCCCGCACCACAGGCGCACCACGCCTGAGGTGATCAACAAGAGCCAGCACTCGCTGCAACGCCACCAGTTCAGCCGCCATGCGGTGAACATCGTGGAACGCCTGCAGAGCGCCGGTTACCAGGCTTACCTGGTCGGTGGCTGTGTCCGCGACCTGATGCTGGGCATCACGCCGAAAGACTTCGACGTCGCCACCAGCGCCACCCCCGAACAGGTCCGTGCCGAGTTCCGCAACGCGCGCATCATTGGCCGCCGCTTCAAGCTGGTCCACGTGCATTTCGGCCGTGAGATCATCGAAGTCGCCACCTTCCGCGCCCACCACTCGGAAGACGACCAGGGCGACAGCCACCGTTCGTCGCACAATGCCAGTGGCCGCATCCTGCGTGACAACGTGTATGGCACCCTGGAAGAGGACGCGCAACGTCGCGACTTCACCATCAACGCCCTGTACTACGACCCGGTCAGCGAGCGCATCCTCGACTACGCCAACGGCGTGCACGATATTCGCAACCGCCTGCTGCGCCTGATCGGTGACCCTACCCACCGCTACCAGGAAGACCCGGTGCGCATGCTGCGCGCGGTGCGTTTCGCCGCCAAGCTCGACTTCGGCATCGAAAAGCACACGGTCCAGCCGATCCGCGAGCTGGCCCCACTGCTGCGCGAGATTCCGCCAGCACGCCTGTTTGAAGAGAGCCTCAAGCTGTTCCTCTCCGGCCAAGGCGCCATCGTCTTCGAGATGCTGGTCGACCTGCAGTTGTTCGAGCCGCTGTTCCCGGCCAGTTCGCATGCCCTGGACGAGCGCCCGACCTACACCCACACGCTGATCAGCCAGGCGCTGAACAACACCGACCTGCGCGTGAAGCAAGGCAAACCGGTAACCCCGGCCTTCCTCTTCGCCGCGCTGCTGTGGCCAGCCCTGCCGGCCCGCGTGCTGCACCTGCAGAACCAGGGCGTGCCGCCGATCCCGGCCATGAACGGTGCGGCCCACGACCTGATCGCCGAGCAATGCGCACGCATCGCCATCCCCAAGCGCTTCACCCTGCCGATCCGCGAGATCTGGGACATGCAGGAGCGCCTGCCACGCCGCAGCGGCAAGCGCGCCGACATGCTGCTGGACAACCCGCGCTTCCGCGCCGGCTACGACTTCCTGCTGCTGCGTGAAAGCGCCGGGGAAGAAACCGACGACCTCGGCCAGTGGTGGACCGACTACCAGGATGCCAACGACAGCGAGCGCCGCGAGATGATCCGCGAGCTGGGCAGCCGTGACGAAGGCACAGGCGCCG
- the gluQRS gene encoding tRNA glutamyl-Q(34) synthetase GluQRS has product MTESSYIGRFAPTPSGFLHFGSLVAALASWLDARAVNGRWLLRMEDTDPPREMPGARDAILQTLERYGLEWDGEVVFQSQRHDAYAAVVDRLFNMGLAYACTCSRKQLEGYNGIYPGLCRNAGHAREGAAIRLRVPELIYRFTDRVQGEFQQHLGREVGDFVIQRRDGLYAYQLAVVLDDAWQGVTDIVRGADLLDNTPRQLYLQELLGFSQPRYLHIPLIVQPDGHKLGKSYRSPPLQADQATPLLLRALRALGQEADPELLLATPAEVLAVARRQWRPEAIAQRTTVPEADLR; this is encoded by the coding sequence ATGACCGAATCAAGCTACATCGGGCGTTTCGCCCCCACCCCCAGCGGCTTCCTGCACTTCGGCTCGCTGGTCGCAGCCCTCGCCTCCTGGCTCGATGCCCGCGCCGTGAACGGCCGCTGGCTGCTGCGCATGGAAGACACCGACCCGCCTCGGGAAATGCCCGGTGCTCGCGATGCGATCCTGCAGACCCTGGAGCGCTACGGCCTGGAGTGGGACGGCGAAGTGGTGTTCCAGAGCCAGCGGCACGATGCCTATGCCGCGGTGGTCGACCGCCTGTTCAACATGGGCCTGGCCTACGCCTGCACCTGCTCGCGCAAGCAGCTTGAGGGTTACAACGGCATCTACCCGGGCCTTTGCCGCAACGCCGGGCATGCTCGGGAAGGCGCGGCGATCCGCCTGCGCGTGCCAGAGCTGATCTACCGCTTTACCGACCGCGTGCAGGGCGAGTTCCAGCAGCACCTGGGGCGTGAAGTGGGCGATTTCGTCATCCAGCGCCGCGACGGGCTGTATGCCTACCAGCTGGCGGTGGTACTGGACGATGCCTGGCAAGGTGTTACCGACATCGTGCGTGGGGCCGACCTGCTCGACAACACCCCGCGCCAGCTGTACCTGCAAGAGTTGCTGGGCTTTTCGCAGCCGCGTTACCTGCATATTCCGCTGATCGTGCAGCCGGACGGGCACAAGCTGGGCAAGTCGTACCGCTCGCCGCCGCTGCAGGCGGACCAGGCGACACCGCTGTTGCTGCGGGCGTTGCGGGCGCTGGGGCAGGAAGCAGACCCGGAGTTGTTGCTGGCAACGCCGGCGGAGGTATTGGCGGTAGCTCGCAGGCAGTGGCGGCCCGAGGCGATTGCGCAGCGGACCACGGTGCCAGAGGCTGATTTGCGCTGA
- a CDS encoding sensor histidine kinase → MPMSFSLTQMILISAAYLMVLFGVAWISERGLIPRSIIRHPLTYTLSLGVYASAWAFYGSVGLAYQYGYGFLACYLGVSGAFLLAPVLLYPILKITRTYQLSSLADLLAFRFRSTWAGALTTIIMLIGVLPLLALQIQAVADSISILTGEPVKARVAFAFCALIILFTIFFGSRHIATREKHEGLVFAIAFESVIKLLALGGIGLYALYGVFGGPHELEVWLLQNQTALAALHTPLQEGPWRTLLLVFFASAIVMPHMYHMAFTENLNPRSLVSASWGLPLFLLLMSLAVPLVLWAGLRLGATTNPEYFTLGLGLAANNQALALLAYVGGLSAASGLIIVTTLALSGMALNHLVLPLYQPPAEGNIYRWLKWTRRALIVAIITAGFMFYLTQNNHQSLANLGIVAFVATLQFLPGVLSVLYWPTANRRGFIAGLLAGTLVWMVTMLLPLLGNLQGFYIPLLDMIYVLDDTSWHMAAIASLAANVLLFTLISLFTNASNEEVSAAEACAVDNVRRPQRRELHAASPQEFATQLAKPLGAKAAQKEVEQALRDLYLPFDERRPYALRRLRDRIEANLSGLMGPSVAQDMVETFLPYKSGNENYVTEDIHFIESRLEDYHSRLTGLAAELDALRRYHRQTLQELPMGVCSLAKDQEILMWNKAMEELTGIAAKHVVGSRLVTISEPWRGLLQGFINVPDEHLHKQRLALDGQPRWLNLHKAAIDEPLAPGNSGLVLLVEDLTETQALEDKLVHSERLASIGRLAAGVAHEIGNPITGIACLAQNLREEREGDGEIIELSSQILEQTKRVSRIVQSLMSFAHAGGSHQNSEEPVCLAEVAQDAIGLLALNRRNFEVQFFNLCDPEHWAEGDPQRLAQVLINLLSNARDASPPGSAVRVRSEVSEHTVDLIVEDEGSGIPKNIMDRLFEPFFTTKDPGEGTGLGLALVYSIVEEHYGQITIDSPADIERQRGTRIRVTLPRHVVATSPEIRDRREN, encoded by the coding sequence ATGCCGATGAGCTTTAGCCTGACCCAGATGATCCTGATCAGCGCCGCGTACCTCATGGTGCTGTTCGGCGTGGCCTGGATCAGCGAGCGGGGGTTGATCCCGCGCTCGATCATTCGCCACCCGCTGACCTACACCCTGTCGCTGGGCGTATACGCCAGTGCCTGGGCCTTCTATGGCTCGGTGGGCCTGGCCTACCAGTACGGCTACGGCTTCCTTGCCTGTTACCTGGGGGTGTCCGGTGCGTTCCTGCTGGCGCCGGTGCTGCTTTACCCGATCCTCAAGATCACCCGTACCTACCAGCTTTCCTCGCTGGCCGACCTGCTGGCGTTCCGTTTCCGCAGCACCTGGGCCGGGGCGCTGACCACCATCATCATGCTGATCGGCGTGCTGCCCTTGCTGGCCCTGCAGATCCAGGCGGTGGCCGACTCGATCAGCATCCTCACCGGTGAACCGGTCAAGGCACGGGTGGCCTTCGCCTTCTGTGCGCTGATCATCCTGTTCACCATCTTCTTCGGCTCGCGGCACATCGCCACACGCGAAAAGCACGAAGGGCTGGTGTTCGCCATCGCCTTCGAGTCGGTGATCAAGCTGCTGGCCCTGGGCGGTATCGGCCTGTACGCCCTGTATGGCGTGTTCGGCGGCCCGCACGAACTGGAAGTGTGGCTGCTGCAGAACCAGACCGCCCTGGCGGCTCTGCATACGCCGCTGCAGGAAGGCCCATGGCGCACCCTGCTGCTGGTGTTCTTCGCGTCGGCCATCGTCATGCCGCACATGTACCACATGGCCTTCACCGAAAACCTCAACCCGCGCTCGCTGGTCAGTGCCAGCTGGGGCCTGCCGCTGTTCCTGCTGCTGATGAGCCTGGCCGTGCCGCTGGTGCTGTGGGCCGGCCTGCGCCTGGGCGCCACCACCAACCCCGAGTACTTCACCCTGGGCCTGGGGCTTGCCGCCAACAATCAGGCACTGGCGCTGCTGGCCTACGTCGGCGGTTTGTCGGCCGCCAGCGGGTTGATCATCGTCACCACCCTGGCGCTGTCGGGCATGGCCCTCAACCACCTGGTGCTGCCGTTGTACCAGCCGCCGGCCGAAGGCAACATCTACCGCTGGCTGAAGTGGACCCGCCGCGCGCTGATCGTCGCCATCATCACCGCCGGGTTCATGTTCTACCTGACCCAGAACAACCACCAGAGCCTGGCCAACCTGGGCATCGTCGCCTTCGTGGCCACGTTACAGTTCCTGCCGGGCGTGCTGTCGGTACTGTACTGGCCGACTGCCAACCGCCGTGGCTTCATCGCCGGCCTGCTGGCCGGCACCCTGGTGTGGATGGTGACCATGCTGCTGCCACTGCTGGGCAACCTGCAGGGCTTCTACATCCCGCTGCTGGACATGATCTACGTGCTGGACGACACCAGCTGGCACATGGCGGCCATCGCCTCGCTGGCGGCCAACGTGCTGTTGTTCACCCTGATCTCACTGTTCACCAACGCCAGCAACGAAGAGGTCAGCGCCGCCGAAGCCTGCGCGGTGGACAATGTGCGCCGCCCGCAACGCCGCGAACTGCACGCCGCCTCGCCACAGGAGTTCGCCACCCAACTGGCCAAGCCGCTGGGCGCCAAGGCCGCACAGAAGGAGGTGGAGCAGGCCCTGCGCGACCTTTACCTGCCATTCGACGAGCGCCGCCCCTATGCCTTGCGCCGCCTGCGCGACCGTATCGAGGCCAACCTGTCCGGCCTGATGGGGCCGAGCGTGGCCCAGGACATGGTCGAGACCTTCCTGCCGTACAAGTCCGGTAACGAAAACTACGTGACCGAGGACATCCACTTCATCGAAAGCCGCCTGGAAGACTACCACTCGCGCCTGACCGGCCTGGCCGCCGAGCTCGACGCCCTGCGCCGCTACCACCGCCAGACCCTGCAGGAACTGCCCATGGGCGTCTGCTCGCTGGCCAAGGACCAGGAAATCCTGATGTGGAACAAGGCCATGGAAGAGCTCACCGGCATCGCTGCCAAGCACGTGGTCGGCTCGCGCCTGGTCACCATCAGCGAACCCTGGCGCGGCCTGCTGCAAGGCTTCATCAACGTGCCCGACGAGCACCTGCACAAGCAGCGCCTGGCGCTGGACGGCCAGCCGCGCTGGCTGAACCTGCACAAGGCGGCCATCGACGAGCCGCTGGCCCCGGGCAACAGCGGCCTGGTGCTGCTGGTAGAGGACCTTACCGAAACCCAGGCGCTGGAAGACAAGCTGGTGCACTCCGAACGCCTGGCCAGCATCGGCCGCCTGGCCGCCGGCGTGGCACACGAGATCGGCAACCCGATCACCGGCATCGCCTGCCTGGCGCAGAACCTGCGCGAGGAGCGTGAGGGCGATGGCGAAATCATCGAGCTGTCCAGCCAGATTCTCGAACAGACCAAGCGGGTATCGCGCATCGTCCAGTCGCTGATGAGCTTCGCCCATGCCGGCGGCAGCCACCAGAACAGCGAAGAGCCGGTATGCCTGGCCGAAGTGGCGCAGGACGCCATCGGTCTGCTGGCGTTGAACCGGCGCAATTTCGAAGTACAGTTCTTCAACCTCTGCGACCCGGAGCACTGGGCCGAAGGGGACCCGCAGCGCCTGGCCCAGGTTCTGATCAACCTGCTCTCCAACGCCCGCGACGCTTCGCCGCCCGGCAGCGCCGTGCGCGTGCGCAGCGAAGTCAGCGAGCACACCGTCGACCTGATCGTCGAGGATGAGGGCAGCGGGATCCCGAAGAACATCATGGACCGCCTGTTCGAACCCTTCTTCACCACCAAGGACCCGGGCGAAGGAACCGGACTGGGGCTCGCTCTGGTCTATTCCATCGTGGAAGAGCATTATGGGCAAATCACCATCGACAGCCCGGCCGATATCGAACGGCAACGTGGCACCCGGATCCGCGTGACCCTGCCCCGGCATGTCGTAGCGACGTCCCCTGAAATTCGAGACCGTCGAGAGAATTGA
- a CDS encoding sigma-54-dependent transcriptional regulator produces the protein MPHILIVEDETIIRSALRRLLERNQYQVSEAGSVQEAQERFSIATFDLIVSDLRLPGAPGTELIKLGQGTPVLIMTSYASLRSAVDSMKMGAVDYIAKPFDHDEMLQAVARILRDRQNAPAAAPAAEPRATNGKAAPADKGSAAAANGEIGIIGSCPPMQDMYSKIRKVAPTDSNVLIQGESGTGKELVARALHNLSRRAKAPMISVNCAAIPETLIESELFGHEKGAFTGASAGRAGLVEAADGGTLFLDEIGELPLEAQARLLRVLQEGEIRRVGSVQSQKVDVRLIAATHRDLKNLAKAGQFREDLYYRLHVIALKLPALRERGSDVNEIASAFLARQSARIGRDDLHFSAEAEQAIRHYSWPGNVRELENAVERAVILSESAEISADLLGIDIELGDLEEDEILDNALVVASSANASHEPTEDLSLEDYFQHFVLEHQDHMTETELARKLGVSRKCLWERRQRLGIPRRKSNATSE, from the coding sequence ATGCCGCACATTCTGATCGTCGAAGACGAAACCATCATCCGCTCGGCCTTGCGTCGCCTGCTCGAACGGAACCAGTACCAGGTCAGCGAAGCCGGCTCGGTGCAGGAAGCCCAGGAACGCTTCAGCATTGCCACCTTCGACCTGATCGTCAGCGACCTGCGCCTGCCTGGCGCGCCCGGCACCGAGCTGATCAAGCTCGGCCAGGGCACCCCGGTGCTGATCATGACCAGCTACGCCAGCCTGCGCTCGGCGGTAGACTCGATGAAAATGGGCGCGGTGGACTACATCGCCAAGCCCTTCGACCACGACGAGATGCTGCAAGCGGTGGCGCGTATCCTGCGCGACCGGCAGAACGCCCCAGCTGCCGCACCGGCGGCCGAGCCACGCGCCACCAATGGCAAGGCCGCCCCGGCCGACAAAGGCAGCGCGGCAGCCGCCAATGGCGAAATCGGCATCATCGGCTCGTGCCCGCCAATGCAGGACATGTACAGCAAGATCCGCAAGGTCGCGCCCACCGACTCCAACGTGCTGATCCAGGGCGAGTCGGGCACCGGTAAAGAGCTGGTCGCACGCGCCCTGCACAACCTGTCGCGTCGGGCCAAGGCACCAATGATTTCGGTGAACTGCGCAGCCATCCCCGAGACACTGATCGAGTCCGAGCTGTTCGGCCACGAGAAAGGCGCGTTCACCGGCGCCAGCGCCGGGCGCGCTGGCCTGGTGGAAGCTGCCGATGGCGGTACCCTGTTCCTCGACGAAATCGGCGAACTGCCGCTGGAAGCCCAGGCGCGCCTGCTGCGCGTGCTGCAGGAAGGCGAGATTCGCCGGGTGGGTTCGGTACAGTCGCAAAAGGTCGATGTACGCCTGATCGCCGCGACCCACCGCGACCTGAAGAACCTGGCCAAGGCCGGCCAGTTCCGTGAAGACCTGTATTACCGCCTGCACGTGATCGCCCTGAAACTGCCTGCCCTGCGCGAGCGCGGCAGCGACGTCAACGAGATCGCCAGCGCCTTCCTCGCCCGCCAGAGCGCGCGCATCGGCCGCGACGACCTGCACTTCTCGGCCGAAGCCGAGCAGGCCATTCGTCACTACAGCTGGCCGGGTAACGTGCGAGAGCTGGAAAACGCCGTTGAGCGCGCGGTGATCCTCAGCGAGAGCGCAGAAATTTCCGCCGACCTGCTGGGCATCGACATCGAGCTGGGCGACCTGGAGGAGGACGAAATCCTCGACAACGCCCTGGTCGTGGCCAGTTCGGCGAATGCCAGCCATGAGCCGACCGAGGACCTGTCGCTGGAAGACTACTTCCAGCACTTCGTGCTCGAGCACCAGGACCACATGACCGAGACCGAACTGGCCCGCAAGCTCGGGGTCAGCCGCAAGTGCCTGTGGGAACGCCGCCAGCGCCTGGGTATCCCTCGGCGCAAGAGCAACGCTACCAGCGAGTAA